Proteins encoded within one genomic window of Anastrepha ludens isolate Willacy chromosome 4, idAnaLude1.1, whole genome shotgun sequence:
- the LOC128861146 gene encoding uncharacterized protein LOC128861146 → MALMKFALALLAMAALAVAKPSHPFALHSAIPEHFDFAPPVLPPTHFHAAAPVPEPWLPAPHLHAAAPAPLLPAPAQYLPAPAQLLPAPAPILPAPAPIFPAPAPAPIFPAPAPFFPAPAPAAILPAPLLPAPVVHHHHHVLPAPLPVPVPVLSAPVLEPAPFVAPTYRAIPGPKTTTHHVSVGYAFPHAHVAKIVAPHAHLHAAHLHSAPLLSHHHHHSLF, encoded by the exons atggcGCTTATGAAATTT gCTCTTGCTTTGCTAGCCATGGCTGCCTTGGCTGTCGCTAAGCCGTCTCATCCTTTTGCACTGCATTCAGCCATACCCGAACATTTCGATTTTGCACCACCTGTATTGCCGCCTACACACTTCCATGCTGCAGCACCTGTTCCTGAGCCCTGGCTGCCAGCGCCTCATCTACATGCCGCAGCACCAGCACCTCTGTTGCCAGCACCCGCCCAATACCTCCCGGCCCCAGCGCAACTGCTACCCGCACCTGCTCCCATCTTACCAGCTCCTGCTCCCATCTTTCCCGCTCCCGCTCCCGCACCCATCTTTCCTGCTCCCGCACCCTTCTTTCCAGCTCCAGCTCCTGCGGCTATTCTGCCAGCTCCTCTTTTGCCCGCTCCAGTAgtgcatcatcatcatcatgtgCTGCCCGCTCCTCTGCCCGTACCAGTACCAGTTTTGTCTGCTCCAGTATTGGAACCTGCACCTTTTGTTGCTCCTACATACCGTGCCATTCCCGGACCCAAAACCACCACACATCATGTGTCGGTTGGTTATGCCTTTCCTCATGCTCATGTGGCCAAAATTGTAGCGCCTCATGCTCATTTGCATGCCGCGCATTTGCACTCGGCACCACTATTgagccatcatcatcatcactcactcttttaa